The Argentina anserina chromosome 5, drPotAnse1.1, whole genome shotgun sequence genome includes the window GCCAGGGTACTTAGAACTTCAAGCTAGGTAATCTATGTAcgtatcaattttttttatagtgcAATTATTTCTATAATTACTTCAACTGCAGTGTTGCTATGCACTTTTGCTCAAGTGTTGCATATATAGATCTACTCGAGCATAGCGTTTGTAATTGAAGTTGTCGAACTGATGGCCTCttcataaataaacaaaattgtGAACCACATGCATACATTGATTACATTCTAACTGTTGCATACAATTTGATTTTGAAGCAGGTAAAGCAGTAGTGCAGTACTAGCAGGAAGGTAAACATGTGCTCCCGCTTTGTTACTGGCCGGGATAATTTCAAGCCATATCTTTTCAGAGCAGAAATTTCTCTTGCATGGTAAGGAACGTAGAGTAGGATTATGTTAACGTATTGTTTGGAGCTTGCTAGCTTGAGATATGATCTAATGATCCTAGGATTTTCAAGGAAAATGATAGAGTGAGAGCTATTAGTCCGACATGATATACAGCTAGTAGTCCTCGCTCGTTATTGTTCAGAGATTTAAGGAGATGGCAATTAAGGTACTGACAGTTGGTTTGGAGATCGATCGATTATTGGTAAAGCATGGTAATTTATGGCTTGCTTAATCAGTGATGGATATCTTCATTGGAGTGTTCATAACAGTACTGATCAGAGTTGTTCTCTTTTGATACATGCATTTGATGTTGATAGCGAGAAGTTCCAACAGTTTCCTCCTTTTACTTTGGTTTCGAGTATATAGCTAATCTCTTCAAACTATTCTTTCGACCTTGGAGTAGTTGTGAGAGATTGCCTCTAACACTTATTTCTTTAGAGTCCGATGATTCATTTCTAGGTTATGAAAGATAATATATGCTAGCTGTACGTAATAGAGTCTTGAGCGAAAGAGTTTACGTACAGTTTAATGGTTATACACCTAGTTTATACATGCCTGAGTAGTGAATAATTGAAGAAACGCACAGTATATTTTGATTACATCGGCGATGGGGgcgttgagacttgagaggtTTAGTTCTAAAGCCAAGAGTAGCAGACGGTAAAGGTACGGTCCAACTATGAACTATCTAACAACGATCTCAGACTTTCAATCATGGTTTGTTTATCAGAAGAATAATTGTTAGTCGATCATCCTGATTGACGTTGGATCTACATCGACATGCTgctcacaaagagaaatcttAAGCTAAAGTGGGAGTCAAGAACAGATTGCCAAGAAACTTATTATTACTTTGTTTGCTTGCACAATTCTTAACAGCATATAACATGAACAGTTGGGATCGGAGTTCATTCTCCCCACCTTGGATCTAGATCAACATGTTATTCACTGCGAGTCAAGATGAAAAGATTGCCAAAACCTGCCTGTTGTCTAAAATGGACCTCTCTCACAAAAAGGTGTTAAGGATCAGGCAAAACCACTTGACAGCTGTGGGATTTGAACCCACGCCCTTTCGGACCAGAGCCTAAATCTGGCGCCTTAGACCACTCGGCCAAACTGTCCCAATTACTAGTTGTTATTAGCAAAATATCCTAagttcatttatttatttccttGTCAGGTATCCATTCCTTCTACTTTCTTGTCAAAACGGGACGTAAAATGTGACACTATTGTCGAACTTTGTCAAACTACTGATAAAGTTTTCAGATGAAATGGCGCCCTCTCAGTTGAAAAGAGAATGAAAGTTcaattataatttatgaatAGGATCTGAGTTTAAGTCTGACGTTAGAGACTTGAGAGACGGATTAATGCCTTATGGACTTAATTAGGAAAAAAATTTCAGTGTTCCCCGAATCACATGTTAATGTCCAGTAATCCTCCTCacctgttatattttgacacatgGATTTATGatactaaaattataattttacatatttttattatttgtgaaatgacatttatgggtattaataattttgaactaaaatttcgggtttagagtttatgATTTAGTGTATAGGATTTTAGAGTATATGGTTTAGGATTTAGGATATAgggttttagagtttaggatATTAGAGTGTATGGTGTAgggttttaaaaataaactcAAAATAATCTTTAATAAAAAgcttaaatatgattttttttaattaaatcctAAATGTTAAATAGACATTGTCACGTGATTCCTCCGGGAGTACTAAAAAAATTCTCATTAATTAGTTGTATGTCATATCAAAATTGACTTAAGTAGAGCAATAATAGGAAAAGGCAGGGGCTCTAAAACACGATACAAGGAAGTGCTGTCATTTCAATATTCTCAAAGGAGATGGTTAACAAGACATGAAGAGAAAGATTCATAAtcataatcaataataattgtATGAAGATGTGAACCTTGATAGAGAAAAGCATTTGGTATTCAACAATGATAATTCTTCAAAAAATCCCAGGTTTCAATAAGAAGATCAATGGCGACCGAGCAATTTTGAAAAGCATCCGAAAAGGGTCTGATCTTGGAGAGATTTGTGGGATGAGAAAAAATCTGGCTTCTGCTCAAGGGACTCTGCATAACCTTCCAAAATGTAAACTATCTCATCGAAATGCGGTCTCTTTGCTGGACGACTTGACCAACATCGGTTGATGAGACGACTAACTGCCGGCGGGCATGTGGGCGGCAAAGGAGGTCTTGCATTCTGCACAGAATATAGcttataagaaaaaaaattgttgatCATGGGTATCATGCATTTCATTCCAGTGTTTGTTCAAAATTGTTAATGAAACAAAGATAATACGAATGTTTACAGTTTAATAACCTACATTCTATGAATAAAGATTTCACCGAAATCATGCATTGCAGTTTGCAACACAGGCACTGATAACACATACAAAGAAGGTTGTTTTTTCTCTAAAACAATTTGAAGAGTTTCAAAGAATATGAGCAGCCACCATAAACACAGAAGCTTTGTGAAAGGTTTCAACATAAAAGTCAAATGTTACGAATTTCAACAGCTAGACTTTGGTGTTGTGCCTGTTGAACTCGTAGCTGGTGCAAGACGATGTTGATTGCAAAGACAAGACAGCGATTGAAACACAGATTTTAGATGTCAACATGTTCCTACTTGGCAGAAGCCGATTAGCAAAATCCTCAAATTACTCTTCCTAAGTGAGAAATGAATACTTTCTGGATTGGAAAGGTAGAAATGTAGAACCATAGAACAGCTTAGTATAATCCTATGCCTTTGTAAATGATCAGTGGCTTTAGGATATATCGACTTATGAgaacttttgattttggaaaaatCATTTCCTGCAAAGATTAGGATCATGAGCACAGCAGCAGGTCCCCACATGATCTGCAATATATAATACCCCAAGGACATGCATATAAATGACTGTCGCTCACCCTATTtatgatgcatgtgaggaacaTACAGGTGCAGCAGATGCATCAGGAATACTAGAGCCACTAAAGGATATGGTACTTTGAGTGTTTGATACACTTCATCCATATGGTATTATTTACTTTTACTGCATCAAAATCTAAGAATTTTATTACCTTGTTGAAGGAGGACAGACATATAAATTGTTCAGAGGCAAATAAAAAGTCTACAAAAAATTATCGGATTTAGAGCTACTTGAGCAATCTGTGTGACAATCAGAAGCTCTTAATAGTCAGAGGAGCTTACAAACTGTTTCGTAAAGCAGattgtaaatttatttaaattaaatgAGAGTTTACTTTTCTTAGAAGTTAACATCATGCAATCTGACTATTTGAGTAATAGGTCAGGTTGATCTTAATCTGAAATTTGGCTATAGGATGCTGAACCTAGTAACTTGCCAAGAATATAAGGTGCCTGTTTCAACATTTGagttagaaaaagaaagaaacaactgAGTTTCAAATGTATAGCATCTACAGATATCGAAACAATCTATTCTTATGTTTTGAAGATCATGTCTGGCAACAAATGTAGCCTTGTTTTcaaacaaattcaaaattgaaGATTACTCCTTTCAAATTTAGCCTTTTTGCGATGTACCATTGTGTATAAGCCAAATGAAAATGTGAAGACGAGAGTACCTTCTGTGACACTGCAAATGCCGCCTGTTCCGGAGTCATGTTGTCAAATGGTGTCAGCGCTGTTAAAAGTTCCCAAAGAACTATCCCAAAACTGTAAACATCAACCTTTTTTGTATGGTGTTTCTCTTTGATCATTTCAGGTGCCATCCAACGGTAAGTTccggtgaacccttttgcacTGCCGCACTGTGATTCCAAACATGATATACCAAAATCCGCGACTTTCACAGACATATCCTCTCCTAGCAATAGATTTTCCGACTTGAGATCCCTATGAAGTATACCTTGAGAATGAAGATACTGCATCCCTCGTGCAATGTCAAGGGCTAGTTTGAGAACTAGGCTGAGTGGAAGAGAATGCGGCTCCTGCTGATGGAGATACTTTCTTAACGATCCTCCAGATAAATACTCGGTGATTATGCAGAACACAGGAGGCTTCTTGCAAGCTCCAACAAACTGCAGAATCAAGTAGCCATCAACAAACATAAATATCAAAATGTTAAGAATGTATACTCAGTCCACTTGGAAAATTATATGGAGAGCACTTTAAGCAAGGAATTTTTACCAACCATTCACTCACAAGGACATAAGAACTGTTCAATGATCAGGAGATGAGCGTCTCTCTAAAACTAGGCAGAACAAACCGTAATAGAAATTCTTATGCGCCCTTTTCTAGTATTCTCTTCAGTACAATCGTCGGTGTAATGTTAAAACGAATCAACAATCCAGTTTTCATTAGACCAAACAACACAAAATCGAAAAAAGTAGATAGATGACTGCATATCAGACAAAGATCACAAACCACAAAACCAGGACCACATTTATTCTTTTCCATCAACTTGAAAAGCCAATAAAATCCGCCAGAAACCCACTAAAGAGATAAAGATTGAGAAGGATTACTGTGAGGATGTTCGGGTGCTGCAATCGAAACAGCAAAGCCACTTCAGAAGTGAACTGGTTTTCAAGCAAAACGGCCAAGTCGGCATCCTCCTCCGGCTGGCTTATAAGCTTAATCGCCACATCCTTCTGCTTATAAACTCCTCTGTAAATCCTGCTATGTCTCCCTGAAGCGAATTTGCAGCCAATGTACAATTGGGACATGTCAGCACCCCAATCTTCTTCAGCTTCGCCTTTAATCTCAGCTCCAGGAGAGACCAAGTACTTGGACCACGAAACTGCCCTCTTGTATTCTCCAAGCGACAGTCTCCTCTGTGGTTTGCCATTGTTGGAAATCTGCTTATACCACTGACAGTTCTTCATGGGCTTGAAGCAATACTCATCCACACCATGAAAataaacccaaacccaaacccaaatTTTTCAATCCAAATAAAGCTCCGAAGCTCAGAGTTTAAGAACAAGCCAGCACACTACATTTCGAACAGAGGTACaaagatcaaaactttaaGCAGAAGCTACAAAGTTCATTTCTTTGTGGTTTATAGTTTCTGGGTCAAAGCAGGAGTCTTTTCTGTTTCAGAGGCTCAGAGATGAGTTGAGACAATAGTAAAGGACCATTTGAGAAGGAAAAAAGCAGCTCTGGAAATACAGGGGTTTTTTCATTACGGAAGAGTTTGTAATAATAATGGTGGGGGAAGCTGAAAGTTAAGAAACAAAACTCAACTTCAAGCTCAACTCGAGTGAGTCGGTTCGGTTGGGTCGAGTTGAATTGAATCGGGTTGTTGTTCTTGTTGTGGTTGCTCTCTCACTCATCACTCACTACAACTCGGCTTTCTCTCTCTACATTTTACAGGAAGGAGAAACACCAATTCATAACGTGCGAAGATCCAATTCTGAGGGGACAAACCGGGATCCTCCTTGATTATGAACTCGGCCTATTCGGGTTCCCTATTCTGCCCTCGTCTCCTGGTGTTTATATCCGAAGTGGAATTGCTTTTGAAGCTTTTCTGGTAGCTACTTCGCCTTTGTTGTGTTGTCTTTGGAATGATGAAACGAACCTGGAAAGTTATTTGACCAAGACATTCCTCTGCTCAATTAGTAATTATTTTACCAAATTCTTTTgacttaaaaaataatttttaatttattcttaCGAAAATTTATGCAGTTAGTTGTGTTCACCGGCCAACATTGATATGAAATACAAATTACGTTAATTTTTACTTGCGTGTGAAATTTAACTAAATGCAATTGTGTCTTTTTTATGGTTTTGAAAGAGTGACCTTAGTACATGTTGAGGAGcacattttaattatttttcttctaaaaataaaattattgatacctaaaaaaacacaaataCGCCTTACACATGCTCTACacataacaaaaatatatatatgcataaatTACATCCGGGAAACCAAAATATCACCGGTATGCCACGCACGTGGACCCAAGCCACAATCACGCTCTGAAGGGTTAAAAGTTTGGGTGTGGCGTGGAAGGTAGCGAAAGTCATGATGCCCTCGTTCAGATTTCCGATTATTGACGGTTTTGGACTTGGGACCGAAATTGAAGCCCAATAATTTACATCTTAACATGGGGATGCAAAGAtgagaactcatacccataaaACTATATATAGTCATCTACCTTATTCCTAGTTTccagtaggggtgggcacagGACGGGATCTGGACgtgacgagggtttttaagaatgcatctcactcgggattaatcccggttgggacgggacgggatcgggatgagacgggacaaatctcacatttatatgaagttaaataaaaacctatatttttatttgttttcataataaaataacatttaataataaatttttaacaaaaaattgcatattatgttcaaaatattataatttaccattattatttgagttgatataattttggagttattaagaacataaattagtttcattttgatacaaatatataataatttttaagttttcattaaaggtgggacgggactggacgaagcgggatataaattattcgtcccacgtggtcccactattatgaagcgGGACGGGATTGGGACAGGatgaacgtttttagacctccgtctcATCCCGTcactatgaatttcgggacgggatcaggatttctattttttatgcccacccctagtttcCAACccatcaaaacaacaacattCGCCTTCACCCTGTATCTTTTACGCCAAGTACaatccttatatatatatatatatatatatatatatatatctttatcaATTATAGAGACTAAGATTGTCTATACATAGTATCCTAAAAATATGCTACATCAGACTTCACATAAAATAACACAATGCACTGCACCTCTAAGTCTTGAGGGTATTGTGGTGTTCTGTGTATTATCTTATAGCATTGGAGTTCTCTCTATTACCCGACAGATTTATCCCATAAGCACGTATCTTAACCTCACCCCTTCTAGCCTATAAAGTGAGGCTTATTCCTAGCAACAACACAACTTTCAGGCATCAACCAAAATGCACAGCTTTCCAGCAGCAAAACACATAACTTCTCCAAGCAATAACCCCAAGCAAAACATTCCAACCCAAAACCATTTTCAAGCTCTAGACAGTCTTAATTAAGCTTAACTCTGCACCTCAGTTCATTATGTCTATCCTCCCTGCACCAGATTAAACCATGTTAAACCTCTCATTGCAACAAGCATCTCATATCTACAACTCATGTGCTTCTAGCTCCCATGCCACATGTCTTCTTGCAAGCCTTTTTACTGATTATGTTCATCAAAACATCATGCCAATACATATCTTGTCACAACAGCAACCCTATATCACCACGGGGGAATTTGGAGAAAACACTACAAAGCTCTTCTTAAGCTTTAGACCTAGTTCTCGAACTCATAAGGGGTCCAAGAGGCAATAAAGCAATTCTAAAAGCATATATACAAAACACCCTCTTACAAAGATTGTTGACTTATTGTTGCTCAAACCATACATGCGGAATTTAATAAACAATCTATATTTGATATAATATACTATTCAATTAATGTTAAGGTTAAAACATGTAAGTTTGATGGCGAAGTTTTTAGACTCGAATGTAACCGTTGTATGTGTATACACAACTTTTAGTATTATGAATcaatgttttttatttttttaagctTCCTAGTTATCATTCTATAGTCTAACactattttcacaaataattcgaaatcattcattcattacCTCTGTTTAATGAGTACACCGTTAATATATTGAGTTCATAGTTGATCCTTAATTTGTATTATCACTTAGTTCATAATTAACGCGCACACTGTTAACAAATTCAATTGAGTTTATTCCTctgctgatttttttttttgaaaaggcCTCTGCTGATTCTTAATTTGTACTCATTCACTCTGTCCTTATGCTCAACGAGTGCTTCAAAATGCACCAACTTAAAGTAATTAACATTCAAAGACTTTTACCAAAGGAAattaactctctctctctctctcaaggtgaaaaccaaaaacaaaatttggaaaacaggATGTACCAACTCCCCGAGGCATTTGTAGTCAAACGAATCTATCTCACAACAAAGGATAGATTGGTCATTCCCAAGGGGGACGGAAGTTACAGAACTTACAACAGAAACAGAGAGAGCGAAGCGATGGACGGTTATGGCCgatgggccccacgcgctcaGCAGAAAGACGGATCCGTGGGCTTGTCGGAGAGAGAAAAGCCGTATGGTCCTCTTCCGTATACGGACTTTCTCTCCCATctgttatttttttaatcactCTTGGCTTTGTTTTTAGAACAAAGCATAACCCAGAAGCCGAGCCCCACACGCAGTACGGAGCGTGAGTACGACGCTCCACCCGGCCCCGGCATTGTCGAGGTTGAGACGGACAGAGGAAGAGGGTACAGCTCAAATTGCACCCTCAGACAAAAACAAAGGAAGGCTGCACAAGGCTGTAGGGTGGCGTCGAATTCCCACCACACATTACAACTGGGGCTGGGTCCGAATTTGCCTGCCCGATCCGACTATACATTCCCCACCGAATTAAACCAAAAATATTAATAAGGTGCTTGTTATGTGACAATGTGACATGAAATGATATATCTCAAACTCTTTTGCGGCAACTTTTAGACTTCTGAATCATCATCCTCCATCTGTGATTGCATTATTTAGGGTTTTTCATTCTCAACCACACCCTTAACTCCAAACGCATGCTTTAAACATGATTACTTGTATATaacttgtaatctttcttatACACACTCTCGTCTAACTTGTAATTAATATTGTATACATATAAacttgcatgcaatcaaacaACTAAAATTTGGATTGAAATTCGATGTCTATTGTTCTCTTATCATGATCATGTTCATCGATATGACATTATTTTATATGTGTAAACTGTTAGGCGAATTAGATGTTTCTTGGTTGATAGTTTTGTGGGTTGAAGTTTATCGTGAAGATTTACTTACCCACTAATATTCGTtagataaagaaaaaagatgaaTCCACAATTGAAAGGGTCTGCATTATTAATTTGCAGGTTGGCATGCTGTCGTTGACGATTAATTCTAAGTATCGTAACTGATGTTTATCAAGTTGGTATTATTTATAAGTAGAACTTGTAGA containing:
- the LOC126794585 gene encoding serine/threonine/tyrosine-protein kinase HT1-like translates to MKNCQWYKQISNNGKPQRRLSLGEYKRAVSWSKYLVSPGAEIKGEAEEDWGADMSQLYIGCKFASGRHSRIYRGVYKQKDVAIKLISQPEEDADLAVLLENQFTSEVALLFRLQHPNILTFVGACKKPPVFCIITEYLSGGSLRKYLHQQEPHSLPLSLVLKLALDIARGMQYLHSQGILHRDLKSENLLLGEDMSVKVADFGISCLESQCGSAKGFTGTYRWMAPEMIKEKHHTKKVDVYSFGIVLWELLTALTPFDNMTPEQAAFAVSQKNARPPLPPTCPPAVSRLINRCWSSRPAKRPHFDEIVYILEGYAESLEQKPDFFSSHKSLQDQTLFGCFSKLLGRH